The region tttttcctgaagtgttTAGagtttcaaaggaaaagaaagacacttAATATTGAGAAATTcctaatgaataatttaaaatattttggggtTGGTGGCCATTTAAAAGTTTTCCCAGAGTTCTCATCTATGTTCTatacaaacagtaaataaaaatgtacacaacCAATAGATGTACTATACATATATCAGATATCAATATGTACATGTGAATTAAAGTTTCTTAAATATACACATCCCCACTTAGACTACAATCCATTACATAGGCAAAGCATCGTTCTTTAATAATAGGTCCAGGATAGCAGCAATTTAATAGTCTAGTTACCCAGTTACCTCAGAAAATAGGTCCTGATAGGTCCTGATGTGGTACCCCTAGCTTCAAGGAGAGCCGTCCACTAACATTTAACATGTTTCTCATGAAGCACCAGGTTACTTTGCTAATGGCAACTATAGTAAAAGTTACTGTCTTTTCAAAACTCATTTATTCAAAATCTGACTAATAGtataatgggaaaaataagcCACAATGAGGTGATACGAACCCAAACTATTTAAGatatataaagcatttatattttgtttctcagatattttttgttgttttatcagTGCCCTGTACATACAAAAAGTATTCTGATTGCCCTAACAGATGCTGAAAGAGCAAAACCTTGCTGCTGGGAAGAGAGCTGCTCTGAATTGTGTTTGGAAATACAAAAACAACTTGATTATCAATTAGTGTTTTTAGAAACTGGGATGGCACATTGTACTATTTTAAAAGAGTTATGTTTATGAGTCAAAGCCTTCAGGTAACTTATGAACTTGTAAccaaaatgtacatatataatacGCAAAAAACATTTAGGTTGATTTATAATAAACCATATTAGTCCCAGAAGAATGGcttttaagtaaacatttattttgtgtatactATTGGGTAAATCCATTCATGCCCAATAAATAGAAACTCTAGGTAGGCAGCAAGTTATACAGATTCTAGATATACCTATGGACTTTAATATTCACTCTCGGTGTGTACTTGCAGGTCCAATTCTAAATCTGTTGGGTGCATGAACAGAGAGCTCAAGAAAGGTCCCTGATACCTGTGATGATGATTTTGAATCTCTGCCACTTTACCCATACTTCATATAAAAACAATCCTGTAGACCACAGCTACTAGCTGTAAGAAAAGTTTATCACCCAGGGGAGAGATACTACATTAGACCAGATTATTTTACCTGCTGCAGCCCTTTTCCTGGGAAGGGACAACTCCCTCTGCAAAGCAGTTTCTCCTGCTTGACACTGAGACCACACAGGAGAAACCTATTGTGTTTCCGCCAAGTTCCTGGGGCATCAGCACACGCCCTAACCGGCAGAGGGAGAACTGCCATATCAGCTCCTAAGATAAGCAGCTCTCTTATAATTCTTACAAGAATTACAATTCTTATAAGAATTTCCCCTTAAACAGTCTGATTCTTCCCCTCCTACAGGAAGTTTTCCTCATGCTTCTCATGATGGTCAAATCAACACAACAGACTATGGCTTCTCAGTTAGCATGTGTGTTGTCATAACTGGCAGCACATTTATTACACCACGTGTTCATTCAGGCTCCTTGAATGTGGCTGGAAGTTGAACAGTCCAGTGGGATCCTTCAGACGATAGCATGATGATGTGTTAGTTCCTCCCCATCAACCCCAAAGCTTTCCAACACGCTCCATAGACATGGCCTGGACTGTTGAACTCGGTTCTCTTTACACAGGAACACACACACCAGCGCTTGGCCTTTTTGGATGCTGAAGGTGGGCAGGCAAGTTCAAAGTCTGGACACAGAGGCACTTCCAAAGTTTGGCAAGGAGGGGGAGGCGAGTTCACTAAGGGGGGCTTTATCACTGTGCTGTCTCATATAACCCAGACATCTGTGGCACATGGATACGAACGGAGATCTTTAGGTTGTGGATGGGTCACGCTGTTTCTTCTTGCCCCGACAAGACTTGCAGACGCAACAGATTATACATGGGGAAGCCAGGAGCAGCAAGGGTGAAGTCACCAAGGCAACGATGCCCAACCCCACAAGAATCCCGACCACCTGGAAATGTAGAAGAAAAGCCTATTTCAGCAGTTCAGTCTTCCTATGTGTACACTCTACCATCAGCTGTGgactgtttgtgtccccccccgccaccaaattcataggttgaaaccCTAGTCCCCAATATGATGATGTTTGGAAATGGGGGCCTTTGGTAGGTAATTAGGACATGAGGATGGtgtcctcatgatgggattagtgcccttataaaaagagacagcAGAGAGCTTGCTTCTCTCTCCATTCTATGCcctatgaggacacagtgagaagatggccatctgtaaaccatgaagagggtcctcaccagaacccaaccacactggcaccctgatctcagacttccaatcttcagaaccgtgagaaataaatttgtggttTGAGCCGCCCAGTCtagggtattttgttatagcagcttgaacTAAGACACCATCTCAGGCACATAAAGCAGTTACAATTATGGGACCTTCTAGCCAGTGCCCGGAAGGACAAACCAAACGCTAACTCAGGCTCTGGCACAAGCCCAGTGGGATCATGAATTGTTGGTGTTGGCTACCTACCTGTTTCTTCAACAGTCTTAGAGGGTTGTTAATAATGGTTTCTAGGCTATGAACACTGACTCcctcaaaaggaaggaaggaaggaaggagggagggagggagggaggaagaaaagaaagaaagaaaagaaagagagagagagagaaagaaagaaagggaaggaaagaaagaaagaaggaaagaaagaaaaagaaagaaacgaaggaaggaagggagaaagaaagagagaaggaaagaaagaaagaaaaggaaggaaagaaagaaagaaaaagaaaggaaggaaggaagaaagaaagaaagaaaaggaaggaaagaaagaaaggaaggaagaaagaaagaaacattattaaaaataaaccaggaCTCCCTTTGAACCTGCCACGTAAACACACAATGACATGTAGAGAGGGATCTATGCCCCAGCAGGGGCtcaagggattttattttattttaatacatttattttatttatttatttatttttggctgcgtttggtctttgttgttgcacacgggctttctctagttgtgtcaagcaggggctactctgctttgcggtgcacgggcttctcactgcggtggcttctcttgttggagagcacaggctctaggcgcacgggcatcagtagttgtggctcgcgggctctagagtacaggctcagtagttgtggcgcacgggctttgttgctccgcggcatgtgggatattcctggaccagggctcgaacccgtgtcccctgcgttggcaggctgACAatgtgtgccaccagggaagtccggctCATGGGATTTTAGAGGCCTGCCTTTCATAGCAAATATGCCTCAAAGGGCTTTGGGAAGgtcattctctccattttttcaGGAAGAACGAGCATTCGTCTTCATTCTGCTGGTCACTGTTAATTACTTGGCTGCTCTGTCGCCCTGCCCCTCCACCTCTCCTCTAGGAGACTGTGCTCATGAATTAACTTCAGGCCCCAGAAGTTCCCCAGAACCTCTCAGGCTGGGCTGGGTAAGTAGGGAATGGAGTGGGGAGGATAAGTAGGTGGGCTTTTTAACCCATCCCAGGTCTGGCTTCTCTCACGCTCCTTTCAAGGTCAGGGTACCTGTGTTCGGTTCCACATCACTGAGGCTCTCGAGTGGCCGAGCTTATTCCTACACGGACCTTTGTCATAATGTCTGAGGAAAATGTCattctgaaaagcaaagagagctTTCAGTAAACATGCACTTTTGAGTTGAGAAATGGATACTAACCCCATCAGATCACCTCACTGGAAGCAAAGGCTCTTTCTGGTGATATTAATGACAGCCTGTAGGAACTCCAAGCTGACAATCCTTAGACAGCATCTTAGTAATTTTACAAATCATGGAGTGAAAACAGATGATAGTCCTTGAGACTCCACTGATTCTAAACAAGATTAACGACCAGACCAATTATCTTTGAAAGGTAGCTCTAGCAGAGGTGCAGTATGGAATGAGAGGACCATGAATGAGGCAGCTAAAAGGCTTCGTATTCAACCAGCTGAGATATAATGCCAGTGGCTGAGATGGAGAAGAGGTGAATATAGCCATGAAGAATTAAGAAGGTAACTAactagatgaggaaacagggagaAGAAATCACAGATGAGGGAGAAGCACTGGGTAGAAGGCTTTATTGAGGGAAGAGACAACATAGAGATGCATTTTGTTGGGAAGATGATGACCACAGTTTGGACGTGTTGAACTCGAGAGATACTTGAGACATTTAAGCAGTACTGTTCAAAAGACAGCTGATTACATAGATCTGGATTTTGGGAAAAAGACTTGGGAAGCAATGTCCTTGGGCTGAAGAAACCACAGAAGTAGATGAGATTACCCTGACACAGGGTGTAGACTGAGAAGTGAAGAGGTTATTGAACACAAACATTTAAGACGGGGCCAAGGAAAAACCTGGAAAGGAAACTGAGCAGTGGCCAGAAACAAAGATGGGAAATCAGAAGAGATGGCATCACTGGAGCAGAGGTGGTTGAGATGTGAAAGGCAGCGGACAATCCAGGTAAGATGAGGAATGAAGTATCCACTGGATTTTACCCAAAAGGAATCTCTCACAGTCTTGGAAGAATGCAGTCAGGGTGTGTGTAGGCAGCAATCTGAGTCACTGCAATGACTGGAGTGTCAACGGCTAGAGGCGATTATGCTGTTTTGAGTCTAGGCTtctaaaggaacaagagaaataGAATGGCAGGAAGGGAAAGATGTAGGCTTGAGAAAAGTGTTAACCGTTTTTAAATGAGATACAGTTGAATGTGTGGGTAGGTTAGAGAGTAGAGAATGGAAGTTGAAGTCACAGGAGAGAGAAGATATAAATGAAGGGGACAAGTCTCTGAGGTTCCCAAAGCAGAGGATGAAGACTATCTCATCCTCTGAAACAGCAGAGATGAGAATCAAGGCAGAAACAAACCCAACTCCCCGCAGCAAAACTCAAAATCACTCTTTTTGGTGTCCGTCTCAGGCTTGGCTTTTGGATAATCACCCTTCTCCTAGACCCATGCTCTAAAACTTTCCTATAAACAAAGATCAACCCCACCACATGACGTGGAACACTTGTCTACAGGAAAACATCATTATCCACAAGCCAATGCCCCCTGGCTAAAGCTGGGAAAAATGAAACCTCAAAACACAATGACCAGAAGAAGATGCTGTATATCTAGCAATTTCACATCTGTAGCATTTTACTCGCGTACCAGAACAGCACAAGTGACGGAACACTGTGTTCTTTGCAACACCATACCTAAAACGTATTTCAGCCAAAGGAAGGACTGATCTGGCACACATATTTATTCCCTTACTCTCTTGCCTCCTAAAGAGAACCTCATGGGCTCAGCCTCCTAGTGGATATGAATCCAATTACGGTTTTGGTTAAAcctgaaggaaatcaaaaaagatttctttcatttataaagcATGAGGGGTGTACAATCATGAGTCATACCCTCATCCAGAATATCATTCATTTGGAATTAGGAGAGGTCTCAAATATCAAACATAACTGTAATTCAAGGGGTTAtaataaataggattttttttaaagaatgaaaacatgTCCTTCAACCTGACCTGCTAGGCTTCTAGAGTCTAAAATGTCAACTTTCTCCTCCCCAGTGCATACCTCTTCCTGAAATCCTGACATCAAGCTGATTAAGATTCTTACTCATAGATGTCAGCCTAAGCAATGTATctaattttcagttaaaaatcagGCATGTGGTGGCCAGCATGCGTGCCATGTTAACTACACTCGCTCATTGAGTGTGTATAATACTAAAGCACTACACAAATGGCCTATGAAATTAAAGCAAACtaagcaattaaaatgaaaagttgagAAAAGAACGGCCACCCATCCAACCACGACTGAGGGCTTACACTGATATGAACATATCTTACAGGTCCAAATTGCCAAAATAGGGACTATGTATAAAAAACTTATGCCACCCCAAACTAAAACACTAGAATTGAAAAAACTCTCACCAATCCTTCACATCACCTTTTAACTGTGAGGTTACCATTAGCCTCAGCACTGGACTGAATGGAGCTGCACCTGAATTTGAGAAGACACACTTCATGAATGGCAGGGGAAAAGAATTAGACAAGACCCCTTTATGTGGGAAGGGAACTCTGAGAAAGCAGTAACGATCCCGCTGTCACACCAATGAATGAGATAGTAATTAAGAGATACCATTTATCTGAATggcttttttccttaaattcataaagagaaaaaacaatctaATCGTGGTAGGCAGAATAACTGCTCCTCTAAAGATGCCAATGGCCTATTCCCCATaatttgtgaatatgttaccttacatggcagaaGGGATTTTGCAAGTGTGATTAAGGACCCTGAGATGGGGGAGATTATCCTGCattatccagatgggcccaaCCTAATCACACGGATCCTTAAAGGCAGAGAGGTTTTCCCAGCTTGTCGGAGGGAATCACTCTGGAAGTTAAGACCATGGAGGAAGGGTCAGAGAGATGTGATGATGCTgcctttgaagatggaaaaaggagccataagccaaggaatgcaggcagcctctagaagctaaaATAGGCAAAGAAATGGATCCTCTCCTAGAGCCACCAGAAAGAATGCAGTCCTgaggacaccttgattttaatccAGTGAGATCCATATCAGACTTCCAATGGACAGAACTAatgacaataaatttgtgttgctttaagccacaaGTCTGTGGTAGTTGGTTACAAAAGCAATATAAAACTACTACACTAATAGTCCTTTACATAATAAAATGAGACAATGCCCTCAAAGCAGGAAATGTCCCTAAAACAAAAGCTTGCCTTTAAAGTTAAGGTGACACACCTAAGGTAATCAGAGAGAGGTATCTAAAGTAGCAGGCTCAGGatgtctcatcaagaaaaataaatttctttggcGAACAAGAACGggatcaatattttaaaaggaaagcccATAAGATACTGGCTGTCGCACAGATACAGGATGGAGAAGGACCACACGGGGAGACTCTTCCAGGTGGAACTTACGTCCAGGTTCTGGAGGCAGTACCAGCAAAACGTGTGCTTGCAGTTCTTACACATCATCTGAGCACAGCCTTCATTGCGTTCAATATAAACCCGGCACACTGGGCATTGCTTAATGGGGGCTTCTGCCTCTGTCACGAAGAGGGCCCtagaaacaaaatgaatgagaaattataggagagggatggagaatgctgcctgatttttaaaaagcaaggaccGCAAGGTGTGCACTCACCAGAGCTATGGGAAAAGTGGGctgaatataattaattaatcagCTCAATATGCTCTTCTAGACTCAACTTTATGGCCATCAACTGAATTCCCAGGGCTCCTATTGGGTAGGGAGTGAACTCTTGTCTATCTGTGCTTGATTCCCCATCCCAGGGGAATGGTGAGGGTAACAGTAGGAGAGATTATTTGTCGTTCAGATAACTCAAAACAAAGAAGAaccttaatttatttatctttggctttgAGTGAATTACATAATTGTATTTTCCACAGCTGATTGAATTCATGGTTTTGCCAAATTAGTCTTTCATTCTCTGAGCACACCCTGTCCGAATAAAAAGTACAAGAAGTCTGCCACAcagtggaaagaaaaaacagcTCAGGATCGAACACAGGGGTAGAGATCATCTACCTAATGATCTGTGCAAATAAACAAACGGAGGGGACTGGAGGGAGTCAATCATCAATTCTTTCTAATAAATGCCCAATATCACTGAAAAGACCTGCTCCAAATAGATGAATAGGCCAGCAAGGCTCACAGGCTCAAGGGGCATAGAAAATAAgtagaacagggcttccctggtggcgcagtggttgagagtccgcctgccgatgcaggggacgcgggttcgtgccccggtccgggaaggtcccacgtgccgcggagcggctgggcccgtgagccatggccgctgagcctgcgcgtctggagcctgtgctccgcaacgggagaggtccgggaaggtcccacgtgccgcggagcggctgggcccgtgagccatggccgctgagcctgcgcgtctggagcctgtgctccgcaacgggagaggctacaacagtgagaggcccgcgtaccgcaaaaaaagtaaataaataaaataagtagaacAAACTGAGGTGGAGGGAGGCCTGGGTGAGCCAGAGCACTGGCTTGCATTTTAGCTACTGTTCATGAAAACCACCACCCAGCACATGGAAACATCAGTTTCACAAAGTGTACTCAAACCTATGACTGGATTTTGTGCTCATAACAACCCCACACAGCAGAGGGACAGCCAccattttcattcctctttttttttttttttttttttcaaatagagaaatagactcatagaggCTGAATGACTTGCATGAAGTCACAGATACCAAGTGACAATGTCAGAACTCAATCCTTCTCTCCTCTAGGATCTTTACATTGTCCTGTGATCCCCCGGGGACCTTGCTGCGTGGCAGTGAAAATGTAGCAGGTGCTGGCTAAGCGGGCACATGCCTGCCACGTGTGTTagctctttttctcctcttgatgTGTTTGGTCTGCAGTTCAAGCACAGCATCTCAGCCAGGTAGCATTTCTGTTCCTGGAGAACGGTTCTCCACACTCCGAGGGTGCTGGGTGATTAAGCCAACTGGACGGTAACACTGGTATTTCTGATCTTGCTGATGCAAAACAGCCATAGCCTCAAGCAAAGCAAGGGATCAAACACAAAGGTCTCTCACTCTGGGCCCTGCTGCTGCCATAAAAACCCTCCGTCCTAGAAGGTACAGAGTGCATTGCTTCTCATCATAACAAaatctcaacctcagcactgtttTTTCAGAGGACAACGTACTGAAAGATAAGCTCTCTTTCTCTAGTACACACGAATTTTAGCAGCGTGCTACGCTGAATGGCTGTTGTTTCTACTGCTGTGTTCCTTTTGATATGACTGGCACACCTCACAAGCTGGCAATTGAGTCAGGGAAGAAAATCATTTCTGCACCTCTTCGCAAGCAGGAAGAATGAGGTGTGTCAATTGTAGGCGGTCACAGTACCTAAGCAAACGGCTGTGGACAAAAGTCATGACTTCCTATGGAGAACCAAAGGACCACATGCCTCCTacctaaaaagaaaccaaaactcaTACAGACTCTAACTTCAGCCGTATCTGGAAGATTCTCTGGGGGTAGGTAACTAAAATCCCTTTAGACATGCTTACTTGGTTATTCTTTGTTAATAACTTACCAATTCTGAGACACTTCTCAGGAAAGCTCTGTAGGGAAATAACTTACCTTGAAATGTCATCACAATATAACTCCTTCTCCAAGCAACGTATTTCTAAGATCACTAGTGAATAATCCCAAGACGAAGTTTCCTTTCTTACCCGTGCTCTGTTGGCAGGACGCTAGGCTGActgtctctgcaggagacctctGCATGCCAAGCATCCTTGCAGCACGAGCAGAACTTCAGGTGGCAAGAAGGGCACTCCACGAGCACGGGCTGTCCTGGCTCACTTGATGCGACGGGGCATACCGTCTGACAGTCTACGACAGGACACCACGTTCTGCAGGGGTCCAGGTGAACTTCTAAagtgtaaagaaagaaaatgtggtggtCTGCCTATCTTTCATTCAAGCTTGAGGCTTTGCTTTCTCTCCtacatttattctcttttatagGTCGACACTTATGGAAGCTTAGTACAACCAATGGCAATGATTTCTACTGTTGGTCTTCACAGTGGACCCAGACCTACAAGGTCACCCAGCCCTGCCACACTTCCCAAAGTACGTACTCATGGAATAGGCCACCATTTGCCCTTATGAACAGATAAGGAGGCTTCTTACTAACCAAAATGCACAACTCTTTTGGAATATTTCTCACCTTTTAGCATTCAACATAGGCAAAAAGCTCAAGTCCCTTCTACAATTATTTTGGATACCATCTTGGAGAAAAATTGGACATGAAGAACCAAccaaaacaaacgaaaaaaagtCCACAAAAGATTTTGTCCTTTCGGGCACTGATAAATAGGTAGTGAGGTTTCTTCTGTTGTGTagagagaaactaaagaagaagAATCAAATAGTTTTAGGACCAAACAGTGTCTGGTGCGGCTCAGCCAAGAAGTCAGATTGGCTGTCAATTTGGATATTCTGTTGCCCTGCCAATGTGCTAGTGAGGCATGATTTGTAAAAGACCCACATGCTCTAGAAACAAAAGGTAGGGACCTTCACAGGCCATAAAATGATCATCATACACCACACTGGCTAGATCCATGTGGCATGCAGAAAAGAAGATACGGTTTGGGAGGTGTGCAACTGTCTCTCTATGCGAGTGTCTACAAATCTTGttcagttttccattttctaGTCAATAACAGACTCCATATTCTTGTCATATAACATAACCTTTAGTGGAAAATATCATGTGGAAAATGATGTTATTTAAGAGGTAGAGTAGCCCTTTTTTCTCTGGACCAACATATTTTGCAAAGTTTGAACTGATGAGATTCTAGTTTCAAATTTCTTAAGGCTTGCGATTCTTGGAAGTTTCCatgcaaaaagcaaaaaaaaaaaaaccccaaagaatggtgcaaaaacaaaatgaaggtaTTAAGTATGAGCTTAACTTTAAAGGTAATAATTTTACAAGTTCAGtaccaggggggaaaaaaaagtctgaaatctTCCAGGAAACACTGTCTCCAATAAT is a window of Physeter macrocephalus isolate SW-GA chromosome 18, ASM283717v5, whole genome shotgun sequence DNA encoding:
- the RNF144B gene encoding E3 ubiquitin-protein ligase RNF144B isoform X2; the protein is MGLRRLKNAEDRLMGSVGRLHCLTMTAAENPTPGDLALAPLITCKLCLCEQSLDKMTTLQECRCIFCTACLKQYMQLAIREGCGSPITCPDMVCLNHGTLQEAEIACLVSVDQFQLYQRLKSEREVHLDPCRTWCPVVDCQTVCPVASSEPGQPVLVECPSCHLKFCSCCKDAWHAEVSCRDSQPSVLPTEHGALFVTEAEAPIKQCPVCRVYIERNEGCAQMMCKNCKHTFCWYCLQNLDVVGILVGLGIVALVTSPLLLLASPCIICCVCKSCRGKKKQRDPSTT
- the RNF144B gene encoding E3 ubiquitin-protein ligase RNF144B isoform X3 yields the protein MGLRRLKNAEDRLMGSVGRLHCLTMTAAENPTPGDLALAPLITCKLCLCEQSLDKMTTLQECRCIFCTACLKQYMQLAIREGCGSPITCPDMVCLNHGTLQEAEIACLVSVDQFQLYQRLKSEREVHLDPCRTWCPVVDCQTVCPVASSEPGQPVLVECPSCHLKFCSCCKDAWHAEVSCRDSQPSVLPTEHGALFVTEAEAPIKQCPVCRVYIERNEGCAQMMCKNCKHTFCWYCLQNLDNDIFLRHYDKGPCRNKLGHSRASVMWNRTQCS
- the RNF144B gene encoding E3 ubiquitin-protein ligase RNF144B isoform X1, yielding MGLRRLKNAEDRLMGSVGRLHCLTMTAAENPTPGDLALAPLITCKLCLCEQSLDKMTTLQECRCIFCTACLKQYMQLAIREGCGSPITCPDMVCLNHGTLQEAEIACLVSVDQFQLYQRLKSEREVHLDPCRTWCPVVDCQTVCPVASSEPGQPVLVECPSCHLKFCSCCKDAWHAEVSCRDSQPSVLPTEHGALFVTEAEAPIKQCPVCRVYIERNEGCAQMMCKNCKHTFCWYCLQNLDNDIFLRHYDKGPCRNKLGHSRASVMWNRTQVVGILVGLGIVALVTSPLLLLASPCIICCVCKSCRGKKKQRDPSTT